The Brachypodium distachyon strain Bd21 chromosome 4, Brachypodium_distachyon_v3.0, whole genome shotgun sequence nucleotide sequence TTGAAAAGGAGAACAGGATTCTTGGTCACCATGGGAAACTCTCTCATGATATTTCAAGAACAAAAAACGTATCATGTAAAATAGCATTGCATCGTTTAATTTTCaacaaaaatccaaaaataatTTTGGAGAATGTGCATACACATGTAGTCGCCGCATCACAGATACAACTCCAAAGGAAGACAATAACTGTGTAAATCATATATGCCAATAGAGatatcagaaattcagaacgCAACAATGTCCATTCAGCAGTTCCCAAAGGGGGAACTAAGCATTACAACAATTGCATTATTTTTCCGCCAGTATTCATGTCATCTACATTTAACAATGTCGTCGATTGTCATAAAAAAATGAAGTCACATGAAGTTTATTCTGCGCCAGATCTCACTACATGGTCTGAAAACACATTTCAGTATCAGCCATTCTATCAGAGCCTACAAGCAATAGCCTGTCAGGATATGCTTCGATATTTCCATATGCAGTTGTGCCAGGAGGACACTCCAAAGCAGCCTCAAGAGTGCGATGGTGCACACCGTGGGAGTCGACGGAGTGGCCACCCTTGTGGTCGTGCCCCGCAAAGCACGCCTTAACACAGTTGTACTGGCGAACAATAGCCATGACCTCATCGTAGTTCCACATAAGAGCTGCTGGGGATGCTGCACCGGGATCCATTGGGAGATGACTGCATAAGATGACATTTTGCCGGCGCTCTGATGCATCCCGTAAGACATCATTCAGCCAGGACAGCTGCTCCTTGCCAACTGCACCATTGAACATCACGAACCGCCTATCAACACCAACCAGCCCATCTGGGCTATTCTTGTCGGTGTTTGGATTCTTTTCATCCAGGAGCTTCATGGCTGCTGCAGTCACTGGATGATCACGAGACCAACCAAGCACACTGAAGTCATAGGCATCCAGAACAACAAATCTGTACTCAGGACATGGTGAGAAGTCATAGTACGCACGATCAGAGTCCGTTGGCATCTTCAGCAAGTCCACTAGCTTGCTGCGAGGAAGATTGTAGAGGCAATGGTTGCCAAACATGTGGTAGGTTGGACCATCAAATTTATCAAACTCGTCAAGGACCTTCTGCACCGCCCACAACGATTTGTCTTTTGGGCAGAATCCATCAATGATGTCGCCAAAGTTGACCGAGAACTTAATATTTCCTTGCTTGTTCCATGTACTGACAGCCCTTTGGAGAACACTGATGCTGTGACGGTAGTAGCGTGGAACACCAAGGAATGAGCGGCCGTCTGGGATATCCGCATACTGAACATCAGCAATGACACCAAAGGAAAACAATGGCTTCTTAGCATATGCATGGACTAGTCCATTTGTCGCAGGCATCATCAGAACTTCAGTCTCCGGACCTTTggatattatttttgtttttgcgagGAACCGGACCTTCAAAATCAAACGTCAGAAGGAGATCCTGGAATTGCAAGCAGTGATCTATGCGCTGGAACCTAGAAGAGAAGATAAGCAATATTTGTTCAGCTATCTGACTATGTGAGGGGATTAGTACAAAGAACTGTGTCACAGTAAAAAGTAAGGCATAGTGGTCGAACTGTAGAAGCACATTGTGATCACTACCGACTAGTACCATAGTGGTAGAACtgtgagtaaatttcacaaaaccacactttttgagGCAGCTCTATCGTCGAGCCACAGTTAACGCAAAACTGTCCgaagaaccacactttttgcgTCAATCCTTCTCACTTAACCCGAAACCGCTTACTTAGGTGGTTTTGCTCCGATCCTGACCGGTGGGGCCCATATGTCAGTCGACACGTCACCATCCTCTCCGCGCACCAGGCCTTGACCCAGGTCATCCACGACTCCGCTGCCGCCAGATCCACCgacagctcctcctccgccacgacggccacgtcttcctcctcctcctcctcctccgaatCCCCCGACGCCGTGTCCGCCAGCCCCGCCGCTTGGCCTTGCGAATCCCCAGTCGACCTCAGCGGCTCTGCGTTGACTCCGACGCCGCACTCCCCAAGGTCTCAGGCTCGGGCTCTGCCGACGATACCTTAGGCATGGTCTGCATCGCGTCCTTGGACTCGGCCTTGCGGACAGAGCCCCTCAAGCTTGAGCCGTGCCGTTTCGTCGTGTCCGTGCTCCCGGTCGAGGCCACGGACGTCCGCCTCGGCACGTACGCCGTCGACGTGAGCGAGCTCGTGCTCAACTCCCTCGCCAAGATCAACAGCTCCAAGGCCGCCACGTCCACCGGTTCGACCGTGCGTTCCGCCTCACAGGCaaggcagccggcggcgagctcgtaCTCACGCTCGCGCAAGGATTCACAGCAAGAAGTCTTTTAGCATCGTGGCTAGCAGGTAAGCAGCACGCCGAAGCTTTCGCTTTCAGAGGCATCCGATGATGGTGCCATCTCGCATTCCATGAGAGCGGCATCCAGGGACTTGGTGGacgtgctgctgcggctcgccGAGGACGAAGAAGGGGAGCCTAGGCTGACGCACGACGAGGTGAATGCGTTCGTGCAGGGCATCATCGCCGGGGACACAGAGAGCTCAGCggtgatggcatggagtgggtGCTGGCggagctgctgcggcggccggAATCCATGGTAGTGGCCACCGAGTGCGCGGGGAGGATGGTGACGTGTCGCCTGACAtatgggtcccaccggtcaggaTCCGAGCAAAACCATCTAAGTAAGCGGTTCCGGGTTAGGTGAGAAGGATTGACGCAAAAGGTGTGGTTCTGCGGACGGTTTTGCGTTAACTGTGGGTTGGCAATAAAGCTGACttaaaaagtgtggttctgtgaaatttactctataaCCGTAGAAGTTCTTTGTTCTTTCAAATTTTCTAATCTAAAGTTTAATTTCGCCCTTAGAAGCTAGCTACTACTGAAACCTTAAATTACCAAATATCCTACTAGTAACATTTTTCATTAACAAGATAAGACCAGTACGTTCAAGACATTGGAATAATACTGCGTACTATACATTGCCCAACAAAATCCATGCCAGCCTATCGCTGTGATTCGAAGGGGCGATTTGGCCTAACCAGCGGCTATACAAAGTGAACACGCAACCGAGTTTTTTGTAATCGAAGCCTACTACAGTGAAACAAAGCAACCTCTCGATCGGGGAAGGGACGACGGGTTACCGGCGCAAGGTGGGAGGCAACGACGGGTGTGGCGGCTGTCCGGGCTCCGGCGGCACCGGATTAGCTACTCTTGGATCGGGATGGCGGAATCTAAACTAGAAGGAGCagccgcgaggaggaggaggaggatacTAGAAGAGGGGTTTGGAAGTTTGGATCTTGCGCTGGGCGAACGAATGCCTCTCGTCTTGGGTTCGGTGTCGAGACTCGAGAGGAGGATGAGAGACGGGGGGAAGAAACAAGACCGGCCGGTCGTTCCGTCGCTAAGTTCTGGGCCAAAAATCAAGgcccagttttttttttaccaagatCACAATGCCCATTTTGCACATGATTTAAGCAAGTAATCACTTGAGAACAGGtttttcccctaaaaaaaacttgagaaCAGGTTTTAGGTACACACTCGAAATGGAGACATACAGTTAGCATCCAAATTTCTCAGCTGATGATATTGCACAGGAAATATTCATCACGGTCGTGAATCCATTATCCCGTGTAGAAGCTTTCATTTTTCtattcaaaacaaaataaaacataaaTTATTTTGGTTTGACCTGCTTCATAAAAATACAATGGAAGACAACCACCTTGCAAAGTATAATTCTGCTAATAAAGATATCAGACTGTAGCAATATGCTCCATTGAGCTGCGCCTGAAGAGAGAACTAATCATTACAGCAGTTCCATTACCATTTTCTCTGCCAGTATAAATGTTACTTACATAATTACAATGCAATAGTTTCGTCAATGTGAATCTTTTCCAGAGcaacatcataaaaaaaaatgaagttgCGTGAATTTTTTCGTCAATGTGAATCTTTTCGTCAATGTGAATCTTTTCCAGAGCAACATCATAAAAAAACTCCCAGGGACTGAAAACACATTTCAGTATCAGCCATTCCATCAGAGCCTACAAGCAATAGCCTGTCAGGGTATACTTCGATGTGCCCAAATGCACTGGTGCCAGGAGGGCACTCCAATGCAGCCTCGAGAGCACGATGGTGCACGCCATGGGAGTCCACGGAGTGCCCGCCCATGTGGTCGTGCCCCGCAAAGCAGGCCTTGACACAGTTGTAGCGACGAACAATGGCCATCACCTCACCATAGTTCCACATAAGAGCTTCTGGGGATGATGCACCGGGGTCCATTGGGAGATGACTGCATAAGATGACATTTTGCCGGCACTCTGATGCATCCTGGAGAACATCATCCAGCCAGGACAGCTGTTCCTTGCCGACTGCACCGTTGAACATCACGAACCGCCTGTCGATGCCAACCAAACCGTTAGGGCTGTTCTTGTCGGCGTTTGGGTTCTTTTCATCCAGGAGCTTCATCGCTGCCGCAGTCACAGGATGGTCACGAGGCCAGCCAAGCACACTGAAGTCATAAGCATCCAAAACAACAAATCTGTATTCAGGACATGGTGAGAAGTCATAGTATGCACGATCAGAATCCGTTGGCATCTTCAGCAAGTCCACTAGCTTGCTCCGAGGAAGATTGTAGAGGCAATGGTTGCCAAACATGTGGTAGGTCGGTCCATCAAAATTCTCAAACTCGTCAAGGACCTTCTGCAATGCCCAAAGCGATTTGTCCTTTGGGCAGTATCCATCGATGATGTCGCCAAAGTTGACTGAGAACTTGATATTGCCATGCTTGTTCCATGTATTGACAGCCCTTTGGAGGACACTGATGCTGTGACGGTAGTAGCGTGGGACACCAAGGAATGAGCGGCCGTCTGGGATATCTGCATACTGGACATCAGCGATAACGCCAAAGGAAAACAAGGGCTTCTTAGCTGATGCATGGACTAATCCATTTGTCACAGCCATAAAACTTCAGTCACTTGAGCTATGgaatttctttttgttcttgtgAAGAATCGAACGGGCCTCTGAAATCAACTGGCAAAAGGGATCCTGGAAAAGTAGGCAGTGATATCTTTGTTAGAACCTACAGGACTATCAATGTTTGCTCATAATTCTGGATAAGCGAGGGGATTAGTACAAATGACAGCGTCGCAGTCGAGAGCAAAGCAGTATCGATACCATAGCAGTAGAACTGTGGAAGTCCGTTAAAGAAAATACTCCGTAGTAAAACAGTCTCGTTTCACGACACTAGCTAGTACTGAAGCCTTAAAATACCTGAGGTCTTAACACTTTCCACTAACGAGATGAGACCGGCTCCATACACTGCAATATTGCATATATGATACATACTGTACATTTCATCCCAGACTTGATGGATTCACAAGTCTTGTTGTGCCTGCACCCAGAACAATAAGCACCTTTGCTTAATTTCTTCCAGGAGGCCGCATCCTGAATTgctaacaaaagaagaagaaaaaaaaaacaccgaGCGCTACTGTGAAGCAGTTCAAGGCAGCATCAGCGATTTGACCAAACCGAAACCAACGATTCTACGAAGTGAACGTGCAGGTGCGGCCGAGTTATTTGCATTCTGCAATCCTGAAATCGAAGCCTACTGACGGGAAACAAAGCAACCTCAATCGCAGAAGGGACATGGAATTACCGGCGCAGCGTTGGGGACTTGGTGGTGccgacgggcggcggccgccgtgaGCGAGCTATCCAGACTCCGGCTCTGGTACCGGAAGGCGGATGGCGGAATCTGGAAGCGGCAGCCGCGTGACGAGGAGGATAGGAGTTCGGATCTTGACGAGAACGCTTGGGTTTGGCGGCCGGTCGTTCACTCGCTAAGCTCTGGGAACGAATCAAGCTGAGAGCCTGAGAGCACAATACCCCATTTGCGACGAAATGTGTGTACggagtatttcttttcttcgaGGATATCAAATCAATTAACTCTTACgtgactattttttttaaaaaaaaatcacatgcaAGATTTCACTACTCTTtctgacccatattacttatATTACTTGTTTCCGATtcagacaagtaatatgggtaaGAGGGAATAGAAAAATAACATTGTCTTCCCCTGCACTCGTTGGTAGAGGTCGTGACCCAGACTCGATTCTACTTTTGAATCTTCGAACCACATCGAAACCAGAAAACATTGCTGATGTAGCAATCCGAAATTCATCGGACATAGAAAGAAGACGCATGGTGAAGTGATCTGGAAGACAAATCATCATTTTGCCCAGAAATATATGGCAAAAGTTTAACCCTCCCAAACACACACTACCCGCGCTGGCAAGCAAAGTAGCCGGAGCTGGTCAAACCTCGCCAATTGAAGACTAAGCACCAAGACATAAAGACCATGCGCAAAATATGAAGACATATAGTATGTCATAAAAAGCAACAACCGGACAGTCCCCGTCCTCGCCCGGGGAAATCCTATTCTTGAATCACACAACGTCATCATATCACCATGGAGCACTACTGATAAACCAAACCTAACTATAAATGACCCAACTAATATGCCGCAAAGCAGATCCGCGGTCCCAACACCCTCCCGTCAACGAAGCGGTGCGGAAGTGGCGGGAGGAGTAGTGCAGAAGGAGCTTTTCTGGAAGTGAAACCGACAGGATGTGTTTTCAAGTTTGTTCTCCGAGACAAGTGTATGTATGTTTGTCACTCCTGCAAAAAATACTTTCTCAACTATATTTATTTAGGTGTGAATTATGTCCCTCAACTTTTGTAAGTTTTAACGCCAAGCAAATGTCGTACTTCATGCTCGTTGGTCAAACCTGGATTTGACGAGATTAATGGTTGGTTTCTCTGCCTCGCaggcagtggcggagctggtATACAATCATTGGGTTCAAATGAACCCAATGAAATTGTTAAATCCTTCACTAATTTAGACTTTGTTTTCCTTATGAAAAAATATACCCAAAATAAGGGGACTGAACCCAATAATTTGAGTTTCTACCTTCGCCACTGCTCGTAAGCGCATGATGCGGTGATTTTCGTCCAATTGCATGAGCGAGCAACCGTGTTCCTAGATTTTTTGTTGGCTTCATTGGACGTTGTCGTGTTTCATCAATCTGCAAGTGAAACAGAAGGCTCAACCCGAAAGCAAAGAGAGAGCAGCAAATGGTCGTCGATGGCAACACCTTAGAATTGCCAGCACCACCCATCCTCTCTCCACGGAAAGAATATCCCCAAAagtgggcccacatgtcatccACTTAAGTGCCGTGCGAAAGCTATTTAGTTGATGCATAAATAtgccgagattctttttaCTACTCCGGCTAAATAGTACTTGTACCACTTCTTGTTCTCTAGCATTTTCCCTCCTTCGGGCTTCGGCGATGGCCGCCGGTCTCCTGCTCGGCGACGCTGCGAGGGCCCACCTGGCCGTCTGCCGCCCGCGCCTCTACCTGTGCAGCTGGGCCCCCAGGCCCCTTCGCCCGCGCCACGGCCGCAGCATCTcccgcggccggcgcgcgcgcggcggctaCGTGCCGGCCAGGTTCGCCGCCTCCgcttcgggcggcggcggcggagaggagcCGTCTCCGTCGGAGTATGAGGtgcggagggagagggaggcggagATGACGCGGCGGCTcaaggaggcggaggagatggaggagcTGGAGCGCACGGCGGAGGAGCTGCAGAGCCGGGCCTCCGCCgttgacgagtccgaggaggagaagcgcgagcggGTCCGCCGCGAGCTCCAGAAGGTCCCAATCCTTCCCGGCCACAGCCGCAGTTTACTACTTACCGTGTCCTGTTAGCCACAGAATAGTAATTAACTCGTAGCAGCGTTGATTGCCTAGTTACTACTGCAACACATGTGCACATCCACACTGACACTTAAGAACCAGATGGAGAGAGGGACCAAAGCATCAAACCACGCTTGAAGCAGTGAAGCTACAAATTAACTATACTAGCTAGTAGCTACCTTGCGAGTTCATTTGTAACTATCTCATTCTTATTTTACTACATACATTGTTCTAGAATTGGCTATTTACATATCATGAAAAAGGATACCGATTGTCTTGGGAGTGTGTTTGCAGGTTGCAAAGGAACAGGCTGAAAGGAGGGCGACTGCCAAGCAAATGTTTGATTTGGGACAAAGGGCGTATGGAAAAGGAATGTATGGCCGCTCCATCGAATTTTTGGAGGCTGCACTTACTATCATACGCCCCTCCTCGCTCCTTGGTGGTGAGGTAGTACATATATCGCAAGTGTCATGCTAATGTTACGAGATCCATCCATCTCTGGTTTCCTGTATTCTGCTCGCTGGTATGCTGAATGAGTGAGCATAAGTAGTGCTAGAAAGAATATGGATGCTACCGCTAAGTAACTTGCTAATTCGCACTGCGGCACTGCCAGTGTCTTATCTCTTGTGCACCTATGTTCAAGCGACATCAGGTGTACTGTGTTGGTATCAGATTTTTACCACAACCTTAGTTTCAACTTATTTTCTTTCAGAGGACTAGCCTAAGATTCATGGCTTCAACTTGAATTTTCCAACTTATGAATCCTTGGAAACCATGAACTAAAGTTTGCACGCCCCTTTGCCAACTTTTCCAAGCAATTACTTAGTAGAGTGAAGTGACCTCAGTGAAGATTCAAATGAGTGAGAATGACTAAATTAAGCCTGACCATAGAAGTTGGTTACTTTGTGGGAACTAGAAATATTCATGCAGTTGGATCCGTGGTTTATAGATTTATGAGTTCTCTGGATGGCATAAGTACATGTCTGTTAGGTGTAGCTGATATGCACTTAGAATGCCCTGTGGGTAAGTATGCTACTTATGGACCTGGTAGCAGTTGGCACTGTCATAGTCAGCTTGTTACCACAAGGTCCACAATCTTAGCTGTGTCTCGACCTACGAGAAAGACTGGCTATTTACAATGAGAATTGAAATTATTCTTCATACTGCGCATGACATATCGGCATTGGAAATTTGGAATTGGTGTACATATGTTACTAGCAGCACGTGTCACCTGGACCAGTTCACTGATTTCGATGACAACCCTTGATCATGGTTGTAAACTAGGATGAAAGATTCTGTAGGTGCCTTAGTGATATCGGCTGCCTGCTCTCACTTCCAGATTCAAATTTGGCTTGCAATGGCATATGATGCCAATAGGCGGCACAAGGATTGCATAGCATTGTACAAAGAATTGGAGAATACACATCCAATGATTAACATCAGGAGGCAGGCAGCTGAACTTCGGTACATTTTGGAGGCACCCAAGTTGAAGATCTCCAATGACGAGGTGGTCACAATACCACAAATTGGATCCAGCTGGGATTGGTTAGTCACCTTTCTGCTACTGTACTGTTTGCTTTCGCCATCTCTATGCCTGGTAGATGGGTACTTTGGTTTCTCTGCATGTGTACATTGAAGAGTTAATAGAAGTTTGCTAGGTTGTTCACATTGCCTAAAGGAGTTTTTTTATCTGCTTTAGCAGCTATATGAGTAATGTTACGCGTTCAAACATCTGCTTCTTTTGTTATCATGTCTGTTGAACTGTATATTTTATATTCTAAACTGGTTGTTTGTTTCCATACTACTACATCGCATCACCTAACTATTGTTCTTTTTGCATGGTATCTGCGGTTGCAAGTACAGCCAAATTTCGAACTACAACTTTCTGTAGAGAAAATCATTTTGGCTAGTGAACATGCACAAGTAAATGGCTTTTAATCTTGATTGACTTGATTTTGTAGCTAATCATAGATCCTGAGATTTCAACTCTGTGACTGAACTTAGAATTATTGCATACAACAATATATGAGCAGCGACATCCTCTGCATTCTGCAAGAGCTTTTGCATGAAAGATATTCATTCCTGAGCTGTTAGTTACTAGTACAacttaagaaaaaaaacatgtgcgCTTCTATCATCTATGTTATACAATGAAAAGTGTCTGTCGATTCATTTCACTAGGTTAATCTAACATGATGTGTCATCATGCTAACTAGGTACGCTGGAACATGGAGTGACAAAATCGAGGAGCAAGAGaacaagaaaaggaagatGGTGGCTGCCAGCAGCCAAGCTGAAGCTTCGACGAACATCTTTAGcaatctctctctcctgcGTCCACCAAGTGAATGGAAAAAAAGTGCCTGGGTGATCGTCACTCTATGGATCGTTTTGATTGGAACAGCATTCTATCTGCAGAGATGAACAGCTCATGCAACTCTTGAAGATACCATTGACACTCTCACGACACAACGTGGCCACGCAAAAGCACGGAGACGTCGCATATATGAAAATGACTAGCAGCAAGGGATGTTCGGAGACTGTAGGTGCTGGTGAATTGCATTTGTTATTTTCGTTGTGCTATCCAGGAaagctatatatacatattctCTTGTGTAGTGTACCGGCATAGCCCAGAAGGTACCTTTTCCGGTCGAATGTAAATACCAACTAGAAATATAAACGAAATGTCCACTGGTCCTATATTGATCTCCCACATTTAGAAAATTCACTTGTAGCCACGCTTATCTCTCAGAGCAATGCTGATAATTCTGATATGTCGGCGGACTTGTTCTCCTGTGCTTGTAATCGATGTAGCAGCTATATATTATTGCTATTCTTTCtgcttgccaaaaaaaaatacttgagAGATATCTCATGGAAATGCTGGAAATGGTTATGTTAAAAATGTACGCAGcggtacttttttttttgcgtatCCTTCTGAGTATTTTTGTGCATGCTGGAAACGGTCATGTTCACGCAAGAAAACTTCTGAGTATGTTTTGTGTATGCTTGATCTGAACCACACCTTCCTTTCAACAAGGACTTCCTTTTTTGGGAGCATGaaggatgtttttttttgttgcaacaaGAACTTTCTTTTTTCGGAGCATGAAGGATGAATGAACCCGTTGGACTTGGTACTTTCCCAAAGGAAAGAGaataaaaagaaaggaaagcaaATTTCGGACAGCAGAAGGTGGGCCAACTTGAGCCGGGCTTACTCGAAACGCTCGGAGGCCCAGGAGGCCAGGACGGTGGCTAGACGACGACACGACGGCCGTGAAGCCAACTTTTGCGGTTCCCTTTCCGCGACCCGCGCCCGCTGGCACGCTCGCTCGTGCCTTGGCTTTGCTCTTCGCCCTCTTCCCCACCACCTCTCTAGAACcccacaccttctcctcctctcctctagGGTTTAGCGGCCGAGCTTGCTACAGAGAGCAAAGCGTTCCAGAAGCTCTgcgcggcgggcgggcgggcggtcTGGCGATGGCCGCGCTGCCGGCcgtagcggcggcggtgctggtaGTAGTGGCCGCGCTGTGCAGCgcctcggcggccgccgccgcttccccgGCGGGCGGGCCCCACATGGCGGACCTGAGCGTGCTCCTGCCCCCGCGCATGTCCAAGCCCGTCGAGTACCGCCTCATCGGCTGGGACGGCTGCTTCACCTGGTATAACTTCCgttccttcctcctcgccccTGTTGTTGTTTCCTGCAAGCCGCGTAGcgtttgcttgcttgcttgatcGATTGTTGTGACGGTGACGTACTGCCTCGCGCCTTGCTGTTTTTGCTATCTGGGAGTGAATCTGTAGTGCGGTCATTGATACAGTCTGTGATTAGGGTGGTTTCTGCTGCGTGATTTGTTTGATGCGCTCGCTTACTCGATTTATTTAAGGTTTGAAACTGCTGTAAAGGTCCGACTCACTGATTATTGTAATATCTTGACCGGAAAGTTAACCGGACTCTCCTGCTGTCTTCTCTTGTACACCATTTATTTGTAGTTGGTTCATGACTTGTAGTCACGTGTGAGGTGGTTGTGTTATACTTTGTTAGAAGCTTCTATAGCATCTGCACATGAATTTGGAATTTACATTCTCTTGAGAAAAAAACCAATGTGTTTATTTGCTGCTGTTTTAAACTCGTATCATTTCCACATGACTTTGGATACACGAGTTTTAAGAAACAGTAGACTTTGTGAGGTATTAGTTGAAATGGCGCACCATTATTCTCTGTGTATTTATCTGTAGCCAGTTGTCGAGTGATATTTCATGATTCATAACTGTTTTGGGACCATGCTCCAATCCTTCATATGGACGCTGATATTTTTCAGCTTACAGTTCGAGGAAGTAATGGGTGCAATTTTAATGTTTGCAGGTCATTGGATCATCATGACATTATTTCACTTAAACCAGAGTACAATGACAGCAGCAGATGCTCGACTAGTGCTCGTTTGGCATCAATCGCCCCTTACAGTGGCCGGAAGGAAACTTCTGTCTATGCCACTGATATTATTAGTGGAATCACGATACACTGCAAAGTTTTCGTTGACAAGATTTCTCGGATCAGGATTTTCCATCATGCTGTTAAAATTGATCTGGATGAAATTGCCACATTGCGTGTTCATGCCTTTGATGATGAAGGTTATTAATATAACTCTTTCCATATTTGTAGAGAACAATTTTAAAGCGTCTAATATAGAGGTCTATGGTAACAGAAATTAGCCTGCTAAcatcttactccctccgtttcgtAAAGATTGGCTCGACTTTgaactagagctagttcaaaactgTGCCAATctatatggaacggagggagtattaaactGCTTTTGCATTAGTCAACTTAGcttgtgctgtgctgtgctgatGGAGCAATAAGGAGCATACATGTCTTTTTTTCTGGATCATTCCAAATGCTCTTATACTCAGTTCGGTGTGATAATTGATTACCACTGTATACTTGTattactgtattttttttttgcttcgaGGTCTATAGTAATAGAAAGAGCAATCAGCCTGCTAACGTCTTATTAAACTGCTTTTGCATTAGTCAACTTAGCTTGTGCTGTGCTGATAGAGCATCCATgttcttatttttttgttggatcATTCCACATTTTCTTATATTCAATCCGATGTGATTATTAAGTACCATTTATACTTGTATTACtgtatattgtttttttgtttatgtaATTTTTTATGCGCTGATAGAGCATCCATTTTCTTATGTAATTAGAATTCTTGAGATTAATGAATCTACACTATGGCTGAGTTTCTCTTGACATTGGTTCTCAACTTTTACTGGTCTGTTCCTTGGTCTAAAAACTTGCTGGTGGAATAATTAATAACATAATTTCACAAATGATTTCTCCTATCAGGTTACTTCTTACTACGGAGTATAGTATTTCAGTTCTGTGTTGTAACTtactgatccataataagtgtctcatatttggtactccctccgttccaaaacacaactcatatagatttgtgcacttggaccaaggcGGCTCTCGTTTGTAGTGCCTGACCATTCATATTGGATCAAtagtaaatggatgtgagtagttattggctgAGTGCGGgtttcaagagaa carries:
- the LOC100823930 gene encoding manganese-dependent ADP-ribose/CDP-alcohol diphosphatase, with translation MMPATNGLVHAYAKKPLFSFGVIADVQYADIPDGRSFLGVPRYYRHSISVLQRAVSTWNKQGNIKFSVNFGDIIDGFCPKDKSLWAVQKVLDEFDKFDGPTYHMFGNHCLYNLPRSKLVDLLKMPTDSDRAYYDFSPCPEYRFVVLDAYDFSVLGWSRDHPVTAAAMKLLDEKNPNTDKNSPDGLVGVDRRFVMFNGAVGKEQLSWLNDVLRDASERRQNVILCSHLPMDPGAASPAALMWNYDEVMAIVRQYNCVKACFAGHDHKGGHSVDSHGVHHRTLEAALECPPGTTAYGNIEAYPDRLLLVGSDRMADTEMCFQTM
- the LOC100846848 gene encoding manganese-dependent ADP-ribose/CDP-alcohol diphosphatase, encoding MAVTNGLVHASAKKPLFSFGVIADVQYADIPDGRSFLGVPRYYRHSISVLQRAVNTWNKHGNIKFSVNFGDIIDGYCPKDKSLWALQKVLDEFENFDGPTYHMFGNHCLYNLPRSKLVDLLKMPTDSDRAYYDFSPCPEYRFVVLDAYDFSVLGWPRDHPVTAAAMKLLDEKNPNADKNSPNGLVGIDRRFVMFNGAVGKEQLSWLDDVLQDASECRQNVILCSHLPMDPGASSPEALMWNYGEVMAIVRRYNCVKACFAGHDHMGGHSVDSHGVHHRALEAALECPPGTSAFGHIEVYPDRLLLVGSDGMADTEMCFQSLGVFL
- the LOC100824440 gene encoding uncharacterized protein LOC100824440; amino-acid sequence: MAAGLLLGDAARAHLAVCRPRLYLCSWAPRPLRPRHGRSISRGRRARGGYVPARFAASASGGGGGEEPSPSEYEVRREREAEMTRRLKEAEEMEELERTAEELQSRASAVDESEEEKRERVRRELQKVAKEQAERRATAKQMFDLGQRAYGKGMYGRSIEFLEAALTIIRPSSLLGGEIQIWLAMAYDANRRHKDCIALYKELENTHPMINIRRQAAELRYILEAPKLKISNDEVVTIPQIGSSWDWYAGTWSDKIEEQENKKRKMVAASSQAEASTNIFSNLSLLRPPSEWKKSAWVIVTLWIVLIGTAFYLQR